In Acidobacteriota bacterium, a single genomic region encodes these proteins:
- a CDS encoding NADPH:quinone oxidoreductase family protein produces the protein MKAVVCSEFGPPENLTIEERPDPVAGPGEVVVDIHAAAITWPDTLIIENRYQFRGEPPFVVGGEVGGKVAAVGPDVDGLAVGDDVVGGGGTGGFAEQILLKASQVRKLPPGLGHAEATGYGYAYGTGHYALKYRGNLKPGETLLVLGAAGGVGLAALELGKVMGARVIAAASSEEKLALCRERGADETINYSSEDLKNRAKELTGGKGVDLVYDAVGGEYAEAALRATNWRGRFLVIGFTAGIPRMPLNLTLLKGCDIVGVFWGASRMREPEIFEATRVETEALAAEGKIQPWISRRYPLEEVPQALRDMMDRKVIGKMVMQRGA, from the coding sequence ATGAAGGCAGTCGTTTGCAGTGAATTCGGTCCCCCGGAGAACCTCACGATCGAGGAACGTCCCGATCCGGTCGCGGGGCCCGGCGAGGTCGTCGTCGACATCCACGCGGCGGCGATCACCTGGCCCGACACGCTGATCATCGAGAACCGGTACCAGTTCCGGGGAGAGCCGCCCTTCGTGGTCGGCGGCGAGGTAGGCGGCAAGGTCGCCGCGGTCGGCCCGGATGTCGACGGCCTTGCGGTCGGGGACGACGTTGTCGGCGGCGGCGGGACCGGCGGCTTCGCCGAGCAGATACTGCTCAAGGCGTCCCAGGTGCGCAAGCTGCCACCGGGGCTCGGCCACGCGGAGGCCACGGGGTACGGCTACGCCTACGGCACGGGTCACTACGCCCTGAAGTACCGGGGCAATCTCAAGCCCGGGGAGACGCTGCTCGTGCTCGGCGCCGCCGGCGGAGTCGGCCTGGCAGCCCTGGAGCTCGGCAAGGTGATGGGCGCTCGCGTAATCGCCGCCGCTTCGAGCGAGGAGAAGCTGGCGCTCTGCCGCGAGCGCGGCGCGGACGAGACGATCAACTACTCCAGCGAGGATCTGAAGAACCGCGCCAAGGAGCTGACCGGCGGCAAGGGCGTCGACCTCGTCTACGACGCGGTGGGCGGCGAGTACGCGGAGGCGGCGCTGCGGGCCACGAACTGGCGTGGCCGGTTCCTGGTCATCGGCTTCACCGCCGGTATCCCGCGCATGCCGCTCAACCTCACCCTGCTCAAGGGTTGCGACATCGTCGGCGTGTTCTGGGGCGCTTCCCGGATGCGCGAGCCGGAGATCTTCGAGGCGACGCGGGTCGAGACGGAGGCGCTCGCCGCCGAGGGCAAGATCCAGCCCTGGATCTCGCGCCGGTATCCCCTGGAAGAGGTGCCGCAGGCGCTTCGCGACATGATGGACCGCAAGGTCATCGGCAAGATGGTCATGCAGCGGGGCGCCTAG
- a CDS encoding aconitase X catalytic domain-containing protein → MAAANTPETVELTERDRAMLEGDFGEAAAVAMRILVTMAGVYGAERLLDIEGAHIDGCLYHGDSGVDFAELLVAGGARVRVPTTLNVGGLDLLHPEEFAGTAERRAKALRLMECYDEMGCRTIWTCAPYQTTPRPAFGQQVAWAESNAIVFANSVLGARTHRYGDFIDICAAITGRAPAVGLHLEENRRGQIVFDLRALPHALRSASWLLPAIGYLVGERCGNRVPVLLGLEEADEDGLKALGAAAASSGAVALFHAVGVTPEAPTLEAALGGKDAEEWIEIGVSDLRAGLRSLSTTPNTGEAAGGGPNGEGLTIDVVALGSPHFSPREFAELLPLVERHPPSAGVEFVVCTNRLSLGHLEQSGGLERLRALGVRVVVDTCVVVAPILRTAAGGVLMTNSGKFAHYAPGNVGFDVVFGSLAECVRSAQAGRLWRDRELWP, encoded by the coding sequence ATGGCCGCCGCGAACACGCCCGAGACGGTCGAGCTGACCGAGCGTGACCGGGCCATGCTTGAGGGAGATTTCGGTGAAGCCGCGGCGGTCGCGATGCGCATCCTGGTTACGATGGCCGGCGTCTACGGCGCGGAGCGGCTGCTCGACATCGAGGGCGCTCACATCGACGGTTGCCTGTACCACGGCGACTCGGGCGTCGACTTCGCGGAGCTCCTGGTCGCGGGTGGCGCCCGCGTCCGCGTGCCGACGACCCTGAACGTCGGCGGCCTCGACCTGCTTCACCCGGAGGAGTTCGCCGGCACCGCGGAGCGCCGGGCGAAGGCGCTGCGGCTGATGGAGTGCTACGACGAGATGGGCTGCCGGACCATCTGGACCTGTGCGCCTTACCAGACGACGCCGCGGCCGGCCTTTGGGCAGCAGGTGGCCTGGGCCGAGAGCAACGCGATCGTGTTCGCGAACTCGGTCCTCGGCGCGCGCACGCACCGCTACGGCGACTTCATCGACATCTGCGCGGCGATCACCGGTCGCGCGCCGGCGGTGGGGCTGCACCTGGAGGAGAACCGTCGTGGCCAGATCGTCTTCGACCTGCGGGCGCTGCCGCACGCTCTCAGGAGCGCGTCCTGGTTGCTGCCGGCGATCGGTTACCTGGTGGGGGAGCGCTGCGGCAACCGGGTGCCCGTTCTGCTCGGCCTGGAGGAGGCGGACGAGGACGGCCTGAAGGCGCTGGGGGCGGCCGCGGCGTCCTCCGGCGCCGTCGCCCTGTTCCACGCGGTCGGAGTTACGCCCGAGGCGCCGACGCTGGAGGCGGCGCTGGGCGGCAAGGACGCGGAGGAATGGATCGAGATCGGCGTTTCCGACCTGCGCGCCGGCCTGCGGAGTCTGTCGACGACGCCGAACACGGGCGAAGCTGCGGGCGGTGGTCCGAATGGCGAGGGATTGACGATCGACGTCGTCGCGCTCGGCAGCCCCCACTTCTCGCCACGCGAGTTCGCCGAGCTGCTGCCGCTCGTCGAGCGCCATCCGCCGTCGGCTGGCGTCGAGTTCGTGGTCTGCACGAACCGCCTCTCGCTCGGCCATCTCGAACAGAGCGGCGGCCTCGAGCGGCTGCGCGCGCTTGGCGTGCGCGTGGTCGTCGACACCTGCGTCGTCGTGGCCCCGATCCTCCGTACAGCCGCGGGCGGCGTGCTGATGACCAACTCGGGGAAGTTCGCGCACTACGCGCCCGGCAACGTCGGATTCGATGTCGTCTTCGGCAGTCTGGCCGAGTGCGTGCGTTCTGCCCAGGCGGGCCGGCTGTGGCGCGACCGGGAGCTGTGGCCGTGA
- a CDS encoding AMP-binding protein: MAIDAALQERLMAAAPHGMGIAVHAEEAPERMAVLSKFGGRTLGELNANANRLARVLRAHGVGPDVGVALLCRNRPEFIETVVACQRSGGRMTPINWHLAPPEVAYIADNCEALVLITDEAFAPAVAAAQAASSHLRLTLAIGGEIEGAESYEEALAAEEGSNIDNPILGAPMLYTSGTTGHPKGVYRKADPTPTPFLLAVRESGDFEPDTDCSLVTGPLYHAAPLGLNLAMPMGAGVGSVLMDRWDAEETLALIDRHRITHTHMVATMFHRMLALPPEVRERYDVSSMRWLCHGAAPTPVHVKHQIIEWFGPVVWEYYAATEGGTFWVDSSEWLEKPGSVGRTVEGTSYKVLDDDGEPVAAGTTGTVYFEAAENRFVYFKAPDKTASAYRDDFFTMGDMGYVDEDGYLFLTGRSAETIIAGGVNIYPQEIDDVLQQHPAVYEVCTVGVPHEEWGESVKSVVEVGDGYEAGDELAEELLAWCRENLPDFKRPRSIDFATDLPRMPTGKIQRGLVRAPYWKGRERQI; this comes from the coding sequence ATGGCGATCGACGCAGCACTGCAGGAACGACTCATGGCCGCCGCGCCCCACGGCATGGGCATCGCGGTGCACGCGGAAGAAGCTCCCGAGCGAATGGCCGTGCTGTCGAAGTTCGGCGGCCGGACGCTCGGCGAACTGAACGCCAACGCCAATCGCCTGGCCCGCGTACTGCGGGCCCACGGCGTCGGTCCCGACGTCGGCGTCGCCCTGCTGTGCCGGAACCGGCCGGAGTTCATCGAAACGGTCGTGGCCTGCCAGCGATCCGGCGGACGCATGACGCCGATCAACTGGCACCTCGCGCCACCCGAGGTCGCCTACATCGCCGACAACTGCGAGGCCCTCGTGTTGATCACCGACGAGGCCTTCGCGCCGGCCGTCGCCGCGGCTCAGGCCGCCTCCAGCCACTTGCGCCTGACCCTGGCGATCGGCGGCGAGATCGAGGGCGCCGAGTCCTACGAGGAAGCGCTCGCGGCCGAGGAAGGTTCGAACATCGACAACCCGATTCTGGGCGCGCCGATGCTCTACACGTCCGGCACCACCGGCCACCCCAAGGGCGTCTACCGCAAGGCGGATCCGACGCCGACTCCGTTCCTGCTGGCGGTCCGCGAGTCGGGCGACTTCGAGCCGGACACGGACTGCTCGCTCGTCACCGGGCCGCTCTACCATGCCGCTCCGCTGGGTCTCAACCTGGCGATGCCGATGGGTGCCGGCGTCGGCTCCGTGCTCATGGACAGATGGGACGCCGAGGAAACGCTCGCCCTGATCGACAGGCACCGGATCACCCACACGCACATGGTGGCGACGATGTTCCACCGCATGCTCGCGCTGCCGCCGGAGGTCCGCGAGCGCTACGACGTCTCTTCGATGCGCTGGCTCTGCCATGGCGCGGCGCCGACGCCGGTCCACGTCAAGCACCAGATCATCGAGTGGTTCGGGCCGGTGGTGTGGGAGTACTACGCCGCCACCGAGGGCGGCACGTTCTGGGTCGACTCAAGCGAGTGGCTCGAGAAGCCCGGCAGCGTCGGCCGCACCGTGGAGGGAACGAGCTACAAGGTGCTCGACGACGACGGCGAACCGGTGGCGGCGGGAACCACCGGCACCGTCTACTTCGAGGCCGCCGAGAACCGCTTCGTGTACTTCAAGGCTCCCGACAAGACCGCCTCCGCCTACCGGGACGACTTCTTCACGATGGGCGACATGGGCTACGTCGACGAGGACGGCTACCTGTTCCTCACCGGCCGGTCGGCGGAGACGATCATCGCCGGCGGCGTCAACATCTACCCCCAGGAGATCGACGACGTGCTCCAGCAGCACCCCGCGGTCTACGAGGTGTGCACCGTCGGCGTGCCCCACGAGGAGTGGGGTGAGAGCGTCAAGTCGGTCGTCGAGGTAGGCGACGGCTACGAGGCGGGCGACGAACTGGCCGAGGAACTGCTGGCCTGGTGCCGCGAGAACCTGCCCGACTTCAAGCGTCCGCGCTCGATCGACTTCGCGACGGATCTGCCACGGATGCCTACCGGCAAGATCCAGCGGGGCCTCGTCCGGGCGCCGTACTGGAAGGGCCGCGAGCGGCAGATCTGA
- a CDS encoding LLM class flavin-dependent oxidoreductase gives MKFGAQVTVYRNTWDSVREVAELLDQGPWDSIWYADHYLPPPGLKEEEHLAAQEAFTVAAATASITRNLKIGHLVLGNTYRNPGLVAKMAGTLDHISHGRFVLGIGAAWFKREHEAYGWTFPSMKERQDRFEEAVELIRALFRSNEPVDFKGEYYDLDSAPLSPGCYGDPIPILIGGTGEKRTLRTLARHGDVMNLDGWARGPMTREYFRHKVSVVNGHCEDAGRDPGEIRHTVLMPTFVTDDEAAAGRFIAARGLGEGTAAGPKSYVIDRIGEMIDAGAHEIMIGGIPTQKLDHYQMVAEEIIPAFD, from the coding sequence ATGAAGTTCGGTGCGCAGGTCACCGTCTACCGCAACACCTGGGACAGCGTTCGGGAGGTGGCCGAGCTGCTCGACCAGGGCCCCTGGGACAGCATCTGGTACGCCGACCACTACCTGCCGCCCCCGGGGCTCAAGGAAGAGGAACATCTCGCGGCGCAGGAAGCGTTCACCGTCGCCGCGGCGACCGCGAGCATCACGAGGAACCTGAAGATCGGCCACCTGGTTCTCGGCAACACGTACCGGAATCCCGGTCTGGTCGCCAAGATGGCGGGCACCCTGGACCACATCTCCCACGGCCGCTTCGTGCTCGGGATTGGCGCGGCCTGGTTCAAGCGGGAGCACGAGGCCTACGGCTGGACATTCCCTTCGATGAAGGAGCGCCAGGACCGCTTCGAGGAAGCGGTCGAACTGATCCGGGCCCTGTTCCGCTCGAACGAGCCAGTCGACTTCAAGGGCGAGTACTACGACCTCGACTCCGCGCCCCTCTCGCCCGGTTGTTACGGAGACCCCATACCCATCCTGATCGGTGGCACCGGCGAGAAGCGCACGCTGCGCACCCTGGCGCGCCACGGCGACGTGATGAACCTCGATGGCTGGGCCCGTGGTCCGATGACCCGGGAGTACTTCCGGCACAAGGTATCCGTCGTCAACGGGCACTGCGAGGACGCCGGCCGCGACCCCGGCGAGATCCGGCACACGGTGCTGATGCCGACCTTCGTGACGGACGACGAGGCCGCCGCCGGGCGGTTCATCGCGGCCCGCGGCCTCGGCGAGGGAACGGCGGCCGGCCCGAAGAGCTACGTCATCGACCGGATCGGCGAGATGATCGACGCCGGCGCCCACGAGATCATGATCGGCGGCATCCCCACCCAGAAGCTCGACCACTACCAGATGGTCGCGGAAGAGATCATTCCCGCCTTCGACTGA